In the Syngnathus scovelli strain Florida chromosome 16, RoL_Ssco_1.2, whole genome shotgun sequence genome, one interval contains:
- the LOC125983643 gene encoding medium-chain acyl-CoA ligase ACSF2, mitochondrial-like isoform X1 has translation MSSLLVLRSLSQCTTIVKFVNGLERRMVWRSSWLQWGRRLHVDGPPCRPSLSSSYVHGTSAVSLLSLTMGQCLEAAARRWPQREAVVFLQDGIRKTFERFQQDVDQVAAGLLALGLHPGDRLGLWGPNTYEWILFQYASAKAGIIQVSLNPAYQIKEVEFTLRKVQCKALVCPSSFKMQKFCDVLRQICPELSTSPPGAMRSARLPDLRVVIVTDRREAGALHPDDVFQAAESCHRRRLSELHGKLSCDDAINIQFTSGTTGDPKGVTLSHHNVINNGYFVGLRAGYDWRPQVRVCMQVPMYHCFGSVLGGVCMALHGITLVFPSATYDSRAHLEAIHKEKCNFVYGTPTMFTDLLGQPDLEKYDLSSMEGGIMAASPCAPELVANVRAKLNMKEIMIGYGTTENSPVTFLGFPFDNDCLKLHTVGCVMHHVEAKVVDVETGETVPLGATGELLIRGSCVMHGYWDESDATRRVLGPDRWYRTGDVASLNALGYCSIEGRIKDLIIRGGENIYPAEIEKFLYTNGKVHEVQVVGVKDERLGEQVCACIRLKEGQTCTVDEIQTFCKGQIAHFKIPRYVVFVDSYPMTASGKIKKNILKADMEKHLGL, from the exons ATGTCCTCGCTCCTTGTACTCCGTTCTTTGTCGCAATGCACTACCATTGTCAAATTTGTCAATGGACTTGAACGCAGAATGGTGTGGAGGTCGAGCTGGCTCCAGTGGGGTCG GCGGCTGCACGTGGACGGTCCTCCGTGTCGACCGTCTCTGAGCAGCAGCTACGTGCACGGCACGTCAGCCGTCTCGCTGCTCTCCCTGACGATGGGACAGTGCCTGGAGGCCGCCGCCCGACGTTGGCCGCAGCGTGAAGCCGTAGTTTTCCTGCAGGACGGCATCAGGAAAACCTTTGAGCGCTTTCAGCAGGAT GTGGACCAGGTGGCTGCGGGGCTCCTGGCTCTGGGCCTGCACCCAGGCGACCGTCTGGGCCTTTGGGGACCAAACACATACGAATGGATCCTCTTCCAGTATGCTTCGGCCAAGGCGGGAATCATTCAG GTGTCCTTAAACCCGGCCTATCAGATCAAGGAAGTGGAGTTCACGCTCAGAAAG GTGCAGTGCAAAGCGCTGGTTTGTCCCAGCAGCTTTAAGATGCAAAAGTTCTGCGACGTGCTGCGGCAGATCTGCCCGGAGCTCAGCACGTCACCGCCAGGAGCCATGCGCAGTGCCAG GTTGCCGGACCTGCGTGTGGTGATCGTGACGGACAGGCGCGAGGCAGGCGCACTGCACCCGGACGACGTTTTCCAAGCGGCTGAGAGTTGTCACCGGCGCCGGCTAAGCGAGCTTCACGGCAAGTTGTCGTGCGACGATGCCATCAATATTCAGTTCACCTCT GGCACCACCGGCGACCCCAAGGGAGTCACCCTGTCCCACCACAACGTGATCAACAATGGCTACTTTGTGGGGCTCCGAGCCGGCTATGACTGGAGG CCTCAGGTGCGGGTATGCATGCAGGTGCCCATGTACCACTGCTTTGGTTCGGTGTTGGGAGGTGTGTGCATGGCCTTGCACGGCATCACGCTAGTCTTTCCCTCCGCCACCTATGACAgccgagcccacctggaggccaTTCACAAGGAAAA GTGCAATTTCGTCTATGGCACTCCCACCATGTTCACAGACCTGCTGGGGCAGCCTGATCTGGAAAAGTACGATttgtcctcaatggaaggcg GCATCATGGCGGCATCGCCGTGCGCCCCGGAGCTCGTGGCCAACGTCAGGGCCAAGCTGAACATGAAAGAAATCATG ATCGGCTACGGCACCACCGAGAACAGCCCCGTCACCTTCTTGGGCTTCCCGTTTGACAACGACTGCCTCAAGCTCCACACAGTCGGCTGCGTCATGCACCAcgtcgag GCCAAAGTGGTGGACGTGGAGACGGGCGAGACGGTCCCGCTGGGGGCTACGGGGGAGCTGCTGATCCGGGGCAGCTGCGTGATGCACGGCTACTGGGATGAGAGCGACGCAACCCGGCGGGTGCTCGGCCCGGACCGCTGGTACAGGACGGG CGACGTGGCCAGCCTGAACGCGCTTGGCTACTGCTCCATTGAGGGCCGCATCAAGGACTTGATCATCCGAGGTGGGGAGAACATCTACCCCGCTGAGATCGAGAAGTTCCTCTACACCAACGGCAAAGTGCACGAGGTGCAG GTGGTGGGAGTGAAAGATGAGCGCCTGGGGGAGCAGGTGTGCGCTTGCATCAGGCTCAAGGAAGGTCAGACGTGTACGGTGGACGAGATACAAACCTTCTGCAAAGGCCAG ATCGCCCACTTCAAAATCCCCCGCTACGTGGTGTTTGTGGACAGCTACCCCATGACCGCCTCCGGGAAG ATCAAGAAGAACATCTTAAAGGCAGACATGGAGAAGCATCTGGGACTGTAA
- the LOC125983643 gene encoding medium-chain acyl-CoA ligase ACSF2, mitochondrial-like isoform X2: MSSLLVLRSLSQCTTIVKFVNGLERRMVWRSSWLQWGRRLHVDGPPCRPSLSSSYVHGTSAVSLLSLTMGQCLEAAARRWPQREAVVFLQDGIRKTFERFQQDVDQVAAGLLALGLHPGDRLGLWGPNTYEWILFQYASAKAGIIQVSLNPAYQIKEVEFTLRKVQCKALVCPSSFKMQKFCDVLRQICPELSTSPPGAMRSARLPDLRVVIVTDRREAGALHPDDVFQAAESCHRRRLSELHGKLSCDDAINIQFTSGTTGDPKGVTLSHHNVINNGYFVGLRAGYDWRVPMYHCFGSVLGGVCMALHGITLVFPSATYDSRAHLEAIHKEKCNFVYGTPTMFTDLLGQPDLEKYDLSSMEGGIMAASPCAPELVANVRAKLNMKEIMIGYGTTENSPVTFLGFPFDNDCLKLHTVGCVMHHVEAKVVDVETGETVPLGATGELLIRGSCVMHGYWDESDATRRVLGPDRWYRTGDVASLNALGYCSIEGRIKDLIIRGGENIYPAEIEKFLYTNGKVHEVQVVGVKDERLGEQVCACIRLKEGQTCTVDEIQTFCKGQIAHFKIPRYVVFVDSYPMTASGKIKKNILKADMEKHLGL, translated from the exons ATGTCCTCGCTCCTTGTACTCCGTTCTTTGTCGCAATGCACTACCATTGTCAAATTTGTCAATGGACTTGAACGCAGAATGGTGTGGAGGTCGAGCTGGCTCCAGTGGGGTCG GCGGCTGCACGTGGACGGTCCTCCGTGTCGACCGTCTCTGAGCAGCAGCTACGTGCACGGCACGTCAGCCGTCTCGCTGCTCTCCCTGACGATGGGACAGTGCCTGGAGGCCGCCGCCCGACGTTGGCCGCAGCGTGAAGCCGTAGTTTTCCTGCAGGACGGCATCAGGAAAACCTTTGAGCGCTTTCAGCAGGAT GTGGACCAGGTGGCTGCGGGGCTCCTGGCTCTGGGCCTGCACCCAGGCGACCGTCTGGGCCTTTGGGGACCAAACACATACGAATGGATCCTCTTCCAGTATGCTTCGGCCAAGGCGGGAATCATTCAG GTGTCCTTAAACCCGGCCTATCAGATCAAGGAAGTGGAGTTCACGCTCAGAAAG GTGCAGTGCAAAGCGCTGGTTTGTCCCAGCAGCTTTAAGATGCAAAAGTTCTGCGACGTGCTGCGGCAGATCTGCCCGGAGCTCAGCACGTCACCGCCAGGAGCCATGCGCAGTGCCAG GTTGCCGGACCTGCGTGTGGTGATCGTGACGGACAGGCGCGAGGCAGGCGCACTGCACCCGGACGACGTTTTCCAAGCGGCTGAGAGTTGTCACCGGCGCCGGCTAAGCGAGCTTCACGGCAAGTTGTCGTGCGACGATGCCATCAATATTCAGTTCACCTCT GGCACCACCGGCGACCCCAAGGGAGTCACCCTGTCCCACCACAACGTGATCAACAATGGCTACTTTGTGGGGCTCCGAGCCGGCTATGACTGGAGG GTGCCCATGTACCACTGCTTTGGTTCGGTGTTGGGAGGTGTGTGCATGGCCTTGCACGGCATCACGCTAGTCTTTCCCTCCGCCACCTATGACAgccgagcccacctggaggccaTTCACAAGGAAAA GTGCAATTTCGTCTATGGCACTCCCACCATGTTCACAGACCTGCTGGGGCAGCCTGATCTGGAAAAGTACGATttgtcctcaatggaaggcg GCATCATGGCGGCATCGCCGTGCGCCCCGGAGCTCGTGGCCAACGTCAGGGCCAAGCTGAACATGAAAGAAATCATG ATCGGCTACGGCACCACCGAGAACAGCCCCGTCACCTTCTTGGGCTTCCCGTTTGACAACGACTGCCTCAAGCTCCACACAGTCGGCTGCGTCATGCACCAcgtcgag GCCAAAGTGGTGGACGTGGAGACGGGCGAGACGGTCCCGCTGGGGGCTACGGGGGAGCTGCTGATCCGGGGCAGCTGCGTGATGCACGGCTACTGGGATGAGAGCGACGCAACCCGGCGGGTGCTCGGCCCGGACCGCTGGTACAGGACGGG CGACGTGGCCAGCCTGAACGCGCTTGGCTACTGCTCCATTGAGGGCCGCATCAAGGACTTGATCATCCGAGGTGGGGAGAACATCTACCCCGCTGAGATCGAGAAGTTCCTCTACACCAACGGCAAAGTGCACGAGGTGCAG GTGGTGGGAGTGAAAGATGAGCGCCTGGGGGAGCAGGTGTGCGCTTGCATCAGGCTCAAGGAAGGTCAGACGTGTACGGTGGACGAGATACAAACCTTCTGCAAAGGCCAG ATCGCCCACTTCAAAATCCCCCGCTACGTGGTGTTTGTGGACAGCTACCCCATGACCGCCTCCGGGAAG ATCAAGAAGAACATCTTAAAGGCAGACATGGAGAAGCATCTGGGACTGTAA